ATATCTGGAACAAGATCAGAAGAGGAAGGAAGAAGTTTGGCAACATATTTCATGATGACGATGAAGGAAAAAAGCAGTAGTTTGTTCAACATTCTTGATGGTCAAGTTCTCAAAGATGCGCCAAAAGAAGAGATCTTAATTGTTGCTGATCTTGCAAAGAGATGCTTACATTTGAATGGAAGGAATCGACCTACCATGAAAGAAGTAGCAAAGGAGCTAGAGAGGATTCAAGGCATTGACAATAAAGATTCCAATGGTATTCAACATAATTATGAAGATCTAGCATATGCACAACCTGAAATTGCAGACTACTCTCGGAATAATTCCACATCGTCAATAGAGTTAACTTTTGATAGTGCTGCTACTAGCTTCTCGTTGCATCAAGAATTATCATTGTTGTAAGGGTGAACAAATAGTAATATCCTTTTTGTACATAGTACttgtcacgacccgagccctaggccgtggcagatttgtaatatccataacttgggtgatCAAAGAtcaaactttgaccctcgttgaaaaatagtctttataaatgatcatttactttatattaaatcgtactataattataagttaaaataatgaaataactcctataattagatagaaaaatattagtaataaaaatatgatcatttatcattatacataaaacaataatattcccacagttatgtaatcaccaaatTGTTAAATTCAATAAGTCATAAACactcaaaataatacttagcatccaccattcctcatctCTAATTATTTCATAGCTCATTCAGATATACCGATCATTAGattcgaagtcgaatacatatataatgctcaaaagataagacaatgacccgaaatagaaataggctaaacacattggctccatcgataattcatcatttccacgttcgcgtcactaggctcctggaatgggagagatgggggtgagcttataaagcccagtatgAAAACAACTAATATCatggacccaaaagtttaataaaacCCCTGCATAGTTAGTTTTGAAAgcaaaacatatatcatcatgtataaaccaaactagagaaaccacaaataatcataagagcatagttacaagtgcacatcacaccgtccactagatccctagttcccgttacccaccatagaaaatccgacatcctaaatcgggtagccggacctgataaccatCACAAGGGGAAGCTCAGAACACTTcatgtatacagatgctaggtctttacacctacaggtgagtggacacctgatctacctatgatgacacagagactaggtcgtgaaacaacaacgtgcaccaatcatgatcactatggctctcatcagtataaccaaatgcaggtaaacatgaaaagaaagaaacatattacctttattttttagaaaattgggcagcataactacatttgaataaacccaaaaatcataacctgcataaataagtgaacaaaatatatatttggcactcggtaccctcagaacagatcagaaaGCATTcaggttaagttttcaatttttcaaacattttataaatatcaaaattggaatatgttgaatgcaatttaatacgagtaaaataagtccaatagtctagttgaatccctacctctttagatacatccttagaatttaatccgagcccaaagtaacgctcctaagcttatcgatgatcttagaatgatttagtccgattttaatatcacgtttttcccAAGCGGTGCACAATAACGGTTGGTGGCGGTACCGGAAACGTTAACGAATATATACATGGTATATATCAAAACGATCATCccgatgagtacatcacgaaagtaCTGCTCCTTCGCCCAAATGACCTTTGGTGTCGCTGGAAAATGCTTCGAAAGGGgcgaagatacccaaaatctcgccggagaaaaatggtgagttgaccggaatgacttagtgggcgacGATCCTCTCACGACGCTGATTCCAACGGTACCACCCACTTGCCGAACGGTGGTCGGAGTTCGCCGGAAAGTCACCTCAAAGTTTCGACGGCGAAACTTCGGAGTGGCTGTATAGGCGTGTCCTTGCTCCGATGGCCACCAAACTTTGGAGTTTCCGTCATCGCCGGTCAGGGAAGCTGCAGCTCCGGCGCGTGTCGGAAATGACGCTCCGGCGGTGGTCCAACTGGTTGTGGCCGTGACTAGTTTGGAGAGAAAACataggaaagaaaagaaaagaaaaagggagaAGAAGAAGGGGTTTCGGGGAGAGAGaagggaaaagaagaagaaaaaaaatgagtatACTCATTTACTCAGCTGGGTCCCacccaaaaaataataatttaaaaaaaaaataatctttTTCTGAGTCTCTACAGTACTCTTCACTTATTTTTTTTCGGTCTTAAATTTGAGAAATCAATTATATATTGTGTTTACTTTATTGCTTAATATTGTTAACTTTGGTTTCATCTTATTGTATAAGCATTCAACGCTTGGTACTTTTATTATGTAATATAATATAGTAGTATTtgtgttttttatggttttggcCTTTTTATTTTTCCAATTAGTTCTTTTTATACGAATTTTTATTGCCCACTATCTAATAAATATTATCTCCATAAATATTATCCTTACAAGTAGGTGAGAATGATGGTGATGGTGAACATGCATATTCACACAAATATACGTCATTTCAATCTCCTCATCGATACTTGATCTCTTTTGGTACGAAACACAGCATCTCTTTATTCTTAATATATTTTTTCatctaaatatataatttatttattaaaagaaaaatcaatatgGAGTGGTTCTTGTTGAACCCACATGTCTACCGCCAGTGCTAAATGCAGACTCTGAAGCAACAGTGCTAATAGGCACAGCAAATATGTCTCTGGCAATCTTGTTCAACATAGGATATTTAAATCCTGTTACCTTCCAATAATTGCATATATCAAAGAATTCATCAGTCCTAGGTAATACTTTCTCATCCAAATAGGCATCTAACTCTGACTTTACACTCTCGGCACCAGATGCAACTACAACATATGTATCATAGTTAGATAGATCAACTTGTGTTGAAAAAGATGCTGATGCATTATCCATTTGCCGACTTCTTTCGCTCAAATCAGGACATTTAGACTTATACTCATCTAATAGATCATAACAAAGCTTGCGGGCCTTCTCAATTTCAATCTCATATAGATCATTTTCATAAAGTTTAGGAAAAAAATATTCAATCAACATAAATTTGTACCTTGGATCCAAAACAACTGCAACGGTCATAAGTCCATGAATCTCTTCCCAATACTTTTGAAACTTAGACACCATTTGAGTTGCCATATTCTTAATAAACAACTCATCTGATGTCATCCATGCTTCAATTTTCATCTTAATTTTACATATCATTGGGAAAAAAAGATTAGCAGTAGGATACTTAGTTCTAGAAAATAACTCTGTCACCTCATAAAACACTTCCAACTTGTCACATAATTTTTTAGCTCTAATCCAATCATTTTCTGATGGTAGACATTTATACTTTGGATCACGTAGCTTTGATCGTTCAATTACTTTCTTGTACAATAAAGCAGTTTTGAGCATCAAGTACGTTGAATTCCACCTTGTCACACAATCAAGTGACAACTTTTAAGTACATGTCACACCGAGAAGACGAGCAGTGTCCTCAAATTTTTCATACCTCTTTGGTGTGCCCGACCAATAAGCAACACTTTCTCGAATCTTGTCAATACTGTCACCAATAACAGACAAGCCATCCTTAACAATTAGATTCAAAATATGTGCACAACAACGCATATGAAGTACCTTTCCatttaaaaggaaaaaacttAGAATCAAATTGCTCTTTCAAAAGTGGAATCAATTCATCGTTCATAGTACAATTATCTACAGTCACTGTACTAATCTTGTGTTCAATATTCCATTCAGACATGCAAGAACTTAGAGTTTCTGTAAGTATTGGAGCATTATGTGGGCATGGCACATATCTAAAGCTTATAATCTGACTATGCAACTTCCAAGAGTCATCAATAAAGTGAGTTGTCACAGCCATATATCCCCTATTTTGATGATTGGCAGTCCACATatcagtggttaaggctattcTACTTTTATTTTTCTCCAAAACTTCTCTAAATTTTTCCTTTTCAAtcttatatattttcaaaatgtcaGACCTAATTGTATTCCTTGACACCATTTGAAACATAGGTGAAATAGTATTTGAATAGTCTATAAAACCACTATGCTCTACCATCGACAAAGGGTACTCATGTAGAATGATCATTTCAACCAGCTTTTTTCTTCCTAGTTCAGGATAAAGATTGAAGGTAACTGAGGGGCTTGCATTAGGATTCTTGGCAAGTTGTTTCTGTCTTACTGGACATCTTTCTATGTGAAGAAGTAAGTGTTTAGTCCTCTTACTACTCTCTCCCACTAATTTCCCCCCACAGTGATTGCAAACTGCTTCTATTTTACCATCAATCTTTTGCAATGTAAAATGATCTCATGCAGGAGATGCTTTCTTTCTTTTTATACCTCTACTCTCATTTCCATCACttctattatcaagagattgcaCTTCTTGTAAATTTGTTGAAGGAACAAAATCAACATCATCCACACAATTAGACTTGGTAACATCTTGGGTAGACATACTTATAGTTTGATTTAACCTACATTACATCcacattataaaatatatcaaaataatgatgcatgcatgcaaaacttttaaaaaataataactttGTTGTCAAgctactagacttgggttttacaCGATTTTCAAGCTTGTCATCCAGATCATACAATGCTGGCCTTAAATGGCAGAACTATAGGCATAGCTAAACAGCCTAAATGAATAACTTATTCTCTTCACTGGTCTTCACATATAAGAACATGATATAGAAACTAAACCGGAAAGAAATAGAAGAATGGAAAATGCATTCACTTGTGATTGTTGTTATAAATTTTTCTGCAATTGAAAATTCTATCAATCCAACCAACAACTTTTGTATTTAATATCCTTTTAGGAGGATGAATTAGAAAAGTTAAAGAAAATTGCCCGTGAAGCCAAAATCCGAACCTTCAAATCAGAGAACATCTGAAAATTAAAGTAACTCTTTCCATTTGAGACAAATTAAAAAATAGCTACAACGAAACACTGTTaagaaatataattatatgttaaatTTAGCCacaaaataaaatcatatgttaAACTTAATGTTTTTTGTTATATCAGGATGTCGACTGAGAGAGGCCTGGGTTTTTACGAAGGCTGAGTTTCCATGGCTATGAAATTTATAAATCCCCAAATAAGGAAAAcctaggagagagagagagcccacgagagagagaaagagagaaccaGATGAGAGAGAGAACTTGCGATTCGTGATTGATTCGGCTGAACTGAATTGAAGAAGACGCGAATAACGTTCTTCGACTGATTCGGCTGAACTGAACTGAAGGCCCCTTGCTTgtttccatttaaaaaaaaaacgttcTTAAAAAAATACTACCGAGGCAGGTCACAACCCGCCCCACAATAATTAGTACCGGATCGGATCGAGGCAGCGCCCTGCCTCGTTTTTCGACCCGCTTATTCCAAATCAACATTTCCCTGTCGGATCGGAGCTCCGACCCGCCCCGCTCCACCAGATCATTTTGACATTCCTAGTTGTTAGTATGGCTCTAACAATTCACGTTTTCTAAATAACTGAATCAGGtatattttctatattttttaattttttattatgttctaaattgtatgcaaaattattaataaaatattttatgaatatccAACTCAATGCTAGACTTACCATATTGTACAACTTGTTGAAAGTTGACTAAAGAAGAAATTGATTGATCAACCCTTTTGTCATATCCATTTTTTTAAATCTCAACATGCTTATGATTTTTTTTCCCGTACTAGGATTGGTTGAGTAATGGGCAGAGCAGTAGTAAGTATATATCATTTTGGTTGTTGGGAGACATGAAAGACTTGACCTTCCTAAAGAAGGATTCAATTCACATCTCCTTCCTTGGCGTTCACAACTCTGTCACTGCCAATGATACAAACTATATGTTCTGCTTCTGTATATTTTATGTACATCTATCATTATTGTAAAACTTATTACAATATAACAATTGGATAACTATTTTATAGTATAATTTATTACAACGCAAATTTAAACAATATAACATGCATTATTGACTACTAAAGAAAAAGATAGTATTAAAATATATTGTCATACTTTATCTAGTCTCGTGCTATTCTTATCACCACTCTCTCACAACCTCATTCCAATATACAAATATCTTATCTGATCAATCAATGTTCTCTAGTACGTCTTCTTCGATCAAGCTTTTTCTAGTTGATCTCCATGAACGAAAATGTGGTAAGTTTCTTTAACCACAAAGGCCCTTGTAACATGAAGCACCATCCAGGAAGGAAAATTGTccttgtattattttttaaatttataacgTTTCGAGTTCCACAATGAGGAATTGAATAAACCACATTAGctaaacaagaagaagaagaaaaacaaacgCCGAGCATTATGCGTTTATGAAACAAATTTTTCTTATGAAAACATAAGAAAGAACTCATGATCAGAAACACCAACCAAAAGGGCAGGCATTTGCACAAATTTGTGCGGTAAGCTAGATTGTCTTGGCAACTTTTGGCAGAGAATTAAGAAGAGAAGGCGATGGCTTCCTCAGAGTGTGAATGAGAAGGATCATCAGTGACATTAGTGTCAAAGCCCCAGCTTGATGAGCACTGCCCAGGGAAACTGGCACGTATGACAAAAGGGTAGATATCCCCAAGGTAACCTGCAATGATTACAAGGGGAGGAACCAAGTTTTGATCTTTATAGTCAGAAGAACATTAATAGAAATTGAGTTATCGGAACATATGTACCTGAAGACCAGCCATGCCAACAGTGCTTCCAATCAAATATCGAACTGCAGGATGAAGATCCACCTTCCTCGTTAACCACCATAACGAGGCGATTGAAACTAAAGTGGTTGTTGCCAGGATACGATGGTCAAGCTGTAAATGAGGTCAAAGGAATATTCTATGATCACATTGATGAGTATAGGTTCACACGGATTTCAGGAAACTACTGGTCGTGCGGAGTTTGAGCCATTGAGCTCGTAGTTCAAtggattaaaatatatttttctgaATTTGAGATCTCGTGAATACCTCTATGAATCAAAATTCAATGACAGACTGAACCTAAATCATGCTAAGGAATTCTCTCATTAATACACAGTAAAGAAACACCACAGGAAAATTACCTGTACCATCGAGGTATTCTCAAAGAAGTTGCGAATAAGTGGCTTCATTTCTAGAGCATCCTCAGGTATCCATGTGTCGCCCATCTTCGGAAAAGTATTGTAGGCATGTCCCTGGAAATTCACAAAATCATTATCATGATATGCTACtagcaaaaaacaaaaaaaattgcatACTACCTACtaattaatttgtaaaaaattatgaGCAACACAATAACAGTTGAAGTTACATACAGCATCATTTCCTGCAACAAATGCTCCTGAGAGAGCAGTAATGCCGACGAGTAAGCTGACAGGAAGAGCAAGTCTCTTTACTTTTGCAGCCCCCTTAACCCAGGACATTGATTCTGCAGGTGGTTCGGGCATTACCACCGAGAGACCTGTCCAAAGAAGGCCGCTGTATATAACAAATGCCGAAGTGAGATGAGCTGCAAGCCGATACGGGCTTACTCTAGGCTGTGCATATTCAGTTGGCGGTTCCTATTTGAAAAAAGAGAGATTATTTAAAAGCACAAACCGCaacattttttatttcaaatttgcaAAAACACTTAATATAAGGTGTCCTACCTCTAAACCACTTTTAACCATCCACCATCCAATCAGACCCTGCCCAGCACCAAGGGCAAAAAGAGTAGAGAGTTTCAGTCCAAGTCGCACGGTAATATATCCCTTTCGAAGAAAATATGAAAATGGCAAAGCAAACATGATACCAAGAGCTCTTCCCCACATACGATGAGCATATTCCATCCAGTATATAAATTTGAAATCATCAATGCTCATTCCTCGATTAACCCTGCAAAAACCATCatccataaattaaaaaaaatattaataatattatagcAAATGCCATAAAATAATCCTTGTCCAAACTCCAAAAGAGTTCACCTCAAAACCGTTAAAAACTAGAAAGTTAAGCATCACAAACCATTAGCAATGCTACAAATACATGTACTGTTCTTTTCTTTCACTGACCGCTTATATTCAGGGGACAGCTTGTACTTCTCGAATTCCTGTAACCATTCCTCATCAGATAGAGGCGGGAGCCCACCACTGAACTTCCAATCAGTCATCGAAAGACCAGATCTTGTTAGTCGTGTAACACCTCCAAGTACGACCATACTAAACACCCAAGCAGCAGAGCCAAAGAGCCATATCCCAACCATTTTCTGAGCACGAGGTCCTCCATTTACAAGTAGCTTCAGTCCTTCATTACTTTTTGCATTAAGAGAGTGCACGGTGGAAACATTTCTCAAAGATGGCACATACTGACCCTGAATTGCATTATAAACTTGTTACACAagtattacatttaaattacatgAACATGATACATGAATTGTGTTCCAATCCCCAAGTGAAACTGAGTTAGAACAAGGACTTTCATTACATTTAATTGTCACGGAATACAGGGTTGCCATAAGAAACACATAATATCAAAAGCAAAAATATGCAAATATCGTCTTTCATGAAAGTACAAGTGAGACCCTCAAAGGTTCGACTTTTCTTCTTTTGTGGTTACTTCCCGCTATCAAATTAGCAATTTAGAATATAATAGATGCATATGTAGCTAAGTACTTAGAtacccaaaaacatatatatctaATACTTCCAAGAAATAAATTTTAAAGCAGGGAATGAGCTTGAAATGGCATTTATGAAACCAATGAATTTTTCCAAGTTGAAATTTTTATACTTCAGTCTTGGGTTACTGCTAGCTGATGCTGCAAGAAGTAATGATGCTCAACTAAAAGATAAAAATATCTGCATATAAACTTTAATGTAAGAGCACTGATTTGAAACATAGAACAAAAAATCTAGAATACGATATAGAAATGAAGACAGCAGACATGGAACCAGCCATTTCAGTCCtaaacacaaaaaatatatatttatatcatagctcaaaacatgaaaaaaaaaattgttttctgataTCCCATGCTATGATAATTAAAATATCTACCACTGCAATGGCACTTTGCAGAACTCCACAATCAAATCTGTGACTACTATGAGAATGCTTTATggattacaaaaatataaaaacgaGAAAGTTATCATTTTGGGTGCCTCAAAATGGTATTTAATGAAGTTGAAGCTAATCAATTCAGTTCAAAGTGTTTGAAGTTGGTTCTAAGTTTCCATATAACAATATTTAGCAAAACACAATCTTTTAGTTCTAAAGATAGAGTTGGAAGAACCTTAGGGGCAGATCGGAAGTCATGCAGAATTCTCCGTACGATTCCGGTAGAGAAAAATCTATACTCGATCTTCTAGTACGTAACACACCATCTCTTTATTCTTAATAGGGTAGACAATCATTTGTTACTCTGTCTTTTTGTATAGTATCGTTTTGATACCTTGTGTTTATAATAATACTTATTTGATATTTTataatttgaaatcgtacatatttgttactctgtattttaaaatgGTACATGTTACCATTATTATAAGATATCATTTTTGTAATACTCTT
The Humulus lupulus chromosome 6, drHumLupu1.1, whole genome shotgun sequence DNA segment above includes these coding regions:
- the LOC133786207 gene encoding cytochrome c oxidase assembly protein COX15-like, coding for MTPGFTIDLPDQDLDEDDDVDGGGDDEGQYVPSLRNVSTVHSLNAKSNEGLKLLVNGGPRAQKMVGIWLFGSAAWVFSMVVLGGVTRLTRSGLSMTDWKFSGGLPPLSDEEWLQEFEKYKLSPEYKRVNRGMSIDDFKFIYWMEYAHRMWGRALGIMFALPFSYFLRKGYITVRLGLKLSTLFALGAGQGLIGWWMVKSGLEEPPTEYAQPRVSPYRLAAHLTSAFVIYSGLLWTGLSVVMPEPPAESMSWVKGAAKVKRLALPVSLLVGITALSGAFVAGNDAGHAYNTFPKMGDTWIPEDALEMKPLIRNFFENTSMVQLDHRILATTTLVSIASLWWLTRKVDLHPAVRYLIGSTVGMAGLQVTLGISTLLSYVPVSLGSAHQAGALTLMSLMILLIHTLRKPSPSLLNSLPKVAKTI